From Paenibacillus sp. PK3_47, the proteins below share one genomic window:
- a CDS encoding arsenate reductase family protein — MSQLKVYQYPKCGTCRSAVKWLKEHGHELTLQHIAEQPPTVEELRELLANSGFELKKFFNTSGEVYKALGLKDKLSGLSDQEQLELLAGNGMLIKRPIVTDGKKVTIGFKEEQYGEAWGNA, encoded by the coding sequence ATGAGTCAACTGAAAGTATACCAGTATCCGAAATGCGGCACCTGCCGCAGTGCAGTCAAATGGCTGAAGGAGCATGGACATGAGCTTACACTTCAGCATATTGCCGAGCAGCCGCCCACAGTAGAGGAGCTGCGTGAGCTGCTGGCGAACAGCGGTTTTGAACTGAAGAAGTTTTTTAATACAAGCGGTGAAGTCTATAAAGCACTGGGACTGAAGGACAAGCTGTCCGGCCTCAGCGACCAGGAGCAGCTGGAGCTGCTGGCCGGTAACGGCATGCTGATCAAACGCCCGATCGTGACTGACGGGAAGAAGGTTACCATAGGCTTCAAGGAAGAGCAGTACGGCGAAGCCTGGGGCAATGCCTGA
- a CDS encoding 5'-3' exonuclease H3TH domain-containing protein gives MSSETKSRVMIVDGMALLFRAFYATSYGGYIRKTKAGLPTNAVYGFLQYFFDAVSTFEPSHVVCCWDMGKGTFRTEKYDGYKSNRIEAPLELIPQFDLVKEVVAELGVPNIGLAGYEADDCIGTLAACYGGESEVYILTGDHDMLQLVTDNVKVVIMKKGRSNYKVYDPAELLEEKGLTPSQVIDLKGFMGDTSDNYPGVKGIGEKTALKLVTEYGNVEGVIENLHLLPKGVRAKIEADLDMLHLSRELAEIRCDVPVVCTLTECLWELQRENAVRKFQELEFGSLIHLVGPVEDKRGIVQIELGDLG, from the coding sequence ATGAGTTCAGAAACAAAGAGCCGGGTAATGATCGTCGATGGAATGGCTCTGCTGTTCCGGGCCTTTTATGCGACCTCTTATGGAGGATATATCCGCAAGACGAAGGCCGGGCTGCCGACCAATGCGGTGTACGGATTTTTGCAGTATTTTTTTGACGCGGTCAGCACATTTGAGCCTTCCCATGTGGTCTGCTGCTGGGATATGGGCAAAGGGACGTTCCGTACCGAGAAGTATGACGGCTACAAATCGAACCGGATTGAGGCGCCGCTGGAGCTGATTCCGCAGTTTGATCTGGTCAAAGAAGTTGTGGCTGAGCTGGGCGTCCCGAACATCGGGCTGGCAGGCTATGAGGCGGATGATTGCATCGGCACACTTGCGGCCTGCTACGGCGGAGAGTCCGAGGTCTATATTCTCACCGGTGATCATGATATGCTGCAGCTGGTCACGGATAACGTTAAGGTCGTCATTATGAAAAAAGGCCGCTCGAACTACAAAGTCTACGATCCGGCGGAGCTGCTTGAGGAAAAAGGGCTTACTCCTTCCCAGGTCATCGACCTCAAAGGATTTATGGGCGACACGAGCGACAATTATCCCGGCGTTAAGGGGATCGGAGAGAAAACAGCGTTGAAGCTGGTGACCGAATACGGCAACGTGGAAGGCGTTATTGAGAATCTGCACCTGCTGCCCAAGGGCGTAAGGGCCAAGATTGAAGCGGATCTTGATATGCTGCATCTGTCGCGTGAGCTGGCGGAAATCCGCTGCGACGTGCCGGTGGTCTGCACCCTGACGGAATGCCTGTGGGAGCTGCAGCGCGAGAATGCGGTACGCAAGTTCCAGGAGCTGGAGTTCGGCAGCCTGATCCATCTGGTCGGCCCGGTGGAGGACAAACGCGGTATTGTGCAGATTGAGCTGGGGGATTTGGGTTAA
- a CDS encoding peptide deformylase, translating to MSILSQKSAPATREDLQVLDDLLDTLRANADRCVGMAANMIGVNKRIIAFSIGPVNIGMINPVITKRTGPYETEEGCLSLEGVRHTARYQSIEIEFLDRNFKQQKQVFTGFTAQIIQHEVDHCEGIII from the coding sequence ATGAGCATTTTGAGCCAAAAATCCGCTCCGGCAACCCGGGAAGACCTCCAGGTGTTAGATGACCTTCTGGACACGCTGCGGGCAAATGCGGACCGTTGTGTCGGTATGGCGGCTAATATGATCGGTGTCAATAAACGAATCATTGCCTTCAGCATCGGACCTGTTAACATAGGCATGATCAATCCGGTTATCACCAAACGTACCGGCCCTTATGAAACAGAGGAAGGCTGCCTCTCACTGGAAGGCGTAAGGCATACTGCACGTTACCAGTCGATCGAAATCGAGTTCCTGGACCGCAATTTCAAGCAGCAGAAGCAGGTCTTTACCGGCTTTACTGCACAGATCATCCAGCATGAGGTCGATCACTGCGAAGGAATTATTATTTAA
- a CDS encoding alpha-N-arabinofuranosidase has translation MAQRAVLNADIHKGTINRNIYGHFSEHLGRCIYEGIWVGEDSPIPNTKGIRNDVVEALKEIKIPVLRWPGGCFADEYHWKDGIGAREERKRMINTHWGGAVENNHFGTHEFMELCAMLECEPYINGNVGSGTVQEMSEWVEYLTFNGVSPMAELRKENGREEAWAVKYFGVGNENWGCGGNMRPEYYADLYRRYQTYVRNYGDNRIHRIACGPNVDDYHWMEVLMREAARFMDSITLHYYTLPRDSWENKGAATGFETAEWFSTLEKALRMDELVTRHSVIMDKYDPEKRVGLIVDEWGTWYDVEPGTNPGFLYQQNTIRDALVAGLTLNIFHKHSDRVRMANIAQTINVLQAVILTEGEKMLLTPTYHVFNMYKVHQDAELLELSLTSGSYSYDGREIPEVSASASVNAEGVIHVSLCNLNHAAAAVLPLELRGLAGQQAEITGTTLAGASIDAHNTFSQPEAVVPQPFTAFKLEGDTLNVELPPMSVTVLEITPKV, from the coding sequence ATGGCTCAGCGTGCAGTACTGAACGCAGACATCCACAAAGGCACTATTAACCGCAATATTTATGGACATTTTTCCGAGCATCTGGGACGCTGTATTTACGAAGGAATCTGGGTAGGCGAGGATTCACCGATTCCGAATACCAAGGGGATCCGCAACGATGTTGTGGAAGCGCTTAAAGAAATCAAGATACCGGTGCTTCGCTGGCCCGGCGGCTGTTTTGCCGATGAATATCACTGGAAGGACGGAATTGGTGCCCGCGAGGAACGCAAACGCATGATCAATACGCACTGGGGCGGTGCGGTAGAGAACAACCATTTTGGAACCCATGAGTTTATGGAGCTGTGCGCTATGCTGGAGTGCGAGCCTTACATCAACGGCAATGTGGGCAGCGGTACCGTACAGGAAATGTCGGAATGGGTGGAATACCTCACCTTTAACGGCGTATCTCCAATGGCAGAACTGCGGAAGGAGAACGGCCGGGAAGAGGCCTGGGCGGTAAAGTATTTTGGCGTGGGCAACGAGAACTGGGGCTGCGGCGGAAATATGCGTCCGGAATATTATGCGGATCTGTACCGCCGTTATCAGACTTATGTGCGCAATTACGGAGACAACCGGATTCACCGGATTGCCTGCGGGCCGAATGTTGATGACTACCATTGGATGGAAGTGCTGATGCGCGAAGCGGCGCGGTTCATGGATTCCATTACGCTGCATTATTACACGCTTCCAAGAGACAGCTGGGAGAACAAGGGGGCAGCTACAGGTTTTGAGACGGCCGAGTGGTTCTCTACGCTGGAGAAGGCACTGCGCATGGATGAACTGGTTACCCGCCACAGCGTCATTATGGATAAATATGATCCTGAGAAGCGGGTCGGCCTGATCGTTGATGAGTGGGGCACCTGGTATGATGTGGAGCCGGGCACCAATCCGGGCTTCCTGTATCAGCAGAACACGATCCGTGACGCGCTGGTTGCGGGGCTGACCCTGAACATTTTCCACAAGCACAGTGACCGTGTACGCATGGCCAATATCGCCCAGACGATTAACGTCCTGCAGGCAGTCATTCTTACCGAAGGGGAAAAGATGCTGCTGACGCCTACATATCATGTTTTCAACATGTATAAGGTGCATCAGGACGCCGAGCTTCTGGAGCTGTCCCTTACGTCCGGTTCCTACAGTTATGATGGCCGCGAAATCCCTGAGGTTTCGGCATCTGCTTCCGTGAATGCAGAAGGCGTCATCCATGTCAGCCTGTGCAACCTGAACCACGCTGCAGCAGCGGTGCTTCCGCTGGAGCTGCGCGGACTAGCCGGACAGCAGGCAGAGATTACAGGTACTACACTTGCCGGAGCAAGCATCGACGCCCACAACACCTTCAGCCAGCCTGA